A genomic window from Glaciihabitans sp. INWT7 includes:
- a CDS encoding hotdog fold thioesterase has protein sequence MTIIPDDLDPELVERLVNSGGGALAQKMGFEFLELSAERSVATMPVDGNTQVVGLLHGGAHVVLAETLGSVSSAIHAGPGRIAVGIEINATHSRSITSGIVTGTCVALNLGRTLATHEIVMRDEQGRRLSTVRMTNFLRDA, from the coding sequence ATGACCATCATCCCCGACGATCTCGACCCCGAACTGGTTGAGCGGCTCGTGAACTCCGGTGGCGGCGCTCTCGCCCAGAAGATGGGCTTCGAATTCCTCGAACTCTCGGCTGAACGCTCCGTCGCGACCATGCCGGTGGATGGCAACACCCAGGTCGTCGGGCTGCTCCACGGCGGCGCGCATGTCGTACTCGCCGAGACTCTCGGATCCGTGTCATCCGCGATCCATGCCGGCCCGGGTCGCATCGCGGTCGGCATCGAGATCAACGCGACCCACAGTCGCTCCATCACGTCCGGAATCGTCACCGGCACCTGCGTCGCACTCAATCTGGGCCGCACCCTCGCCACACACGAAATCGTGATGCGGGATGAGCAGGGCAGACGACTGTCGACCGTGCGCATGACGAACTTCCTACGCGACGCTTGA
- a CDS encoding ANTAR domain-containing response regulator — MPDQENATQTPRRVVVAEDESLIRLDIVETLRDNGFEVVGEAGDGETAVALATELRPDLVIMDVKMPLLDGISAAERLTKNHIAPVVLLTAFSQKELVERATEAGALAYVVKPFTPNDLLPAIEIALARYAQIITLEAEVTDLVERFETRKLVDRAKGLLNEKMGLTEPEAFRWIQKASMDRRLTMHDVAQAIIEQLSAKK, encoded by the coding sequence GTGCCAGACCAGGAAAACGCTACTCAGACCCCCCGCCGTGTGGTGGTGGCCGAGGATGAGTCGCTCATCCGCCTCGACATCGTAGAAACGCTGCGAGACAACGGTTTCGAAGTCGTCGGAGAGGCCGGGGACGGGGAGACCGCTGTCGCCCTTGCCACTGAGCTGCGCCCGGATCTCGTGATCATGGACGTGAAGATGCCGCTCCTCGACGGCATCTCCGCCGCAGAGCGCCTCACCAAGAACCACATAGCACCCGTCGTCCTGCTCACCGCCTTCAGCCAGAAGGAGCTCGTGGAGCGGGCGACAGAGGCCGGCGCACTCGCCTACGTGGTCAAGCCGTTCACGCCGAACGACCTGCTGCCGGCGATCGAGATCGCGCTGGCGCGCTACGCGCAGATCATCACCCTCGAGGCCGAGGTCACCGACCTCGTCGAACGCTTCGAGACCCGCAAGCTCGTGGACCGCGCAAAGGGCCTCCTCAACGAGAAGATGGGCCTCACCGAGCCGGAGGCGTTCCGCTGGATCCAGAAGGCGTCGATGGATCGTCGCCTCACCATGCACGACGTCGCCCAGGCGATCATCGAGCAGCTCTCCGCCAAGAAGTAG